A part of Leishmania infantum JPCM5 genome chromosome 13 genomic DNA contains:
- the POLIB gene encoding putative mitochondrial DNA polymerase I protein B, with product MFRRLSSSWPRALVQPLRSSCTVQSLTKAQAALARGKAPSMDAAAEYAEFFRVPISVDAGVVRSTQEYYTNIRRLAAENQSAVAQRNSPNKSCGESSVATFLVGYHFQTATFQIFSIAADTIVCSVDTRMEASEVWSVADELMTHISGESPQLALIPVVETEQERKRLQEPLQKLTALLKFSGLQVATHVDTLELSSVLCHSPPSPHDITQDALSGVSPAPMTCTWFQAHWAFIRTAACQAMSADPLQTVSTYVLPRFSVYLIHLVRAGTRGLNVSLWDPVSRRRFSAKGMLSDVLACLLDTRSSQMILVPTNRTDRAALFRCRTAVVKAGHDCVVVYASEVSDRLRGCYQSDLMRYWGAMKEAANFLDADLLFGIYTAAGNTLRSYQRKKLSQSQMCDHLRLLNSSSDEGIATPQNVLDWACYFTLPKRVAAEKAELRHYDKFITIAYVATDHTVHAQPMNPVADINHVLSACITDHANRTVEPWAIYTKRGQFCLPSLDGYDVLVTHDAKSLVLLLSGDAELQKFIKRGGRVWCVTLAEYLLEAQRCTTGSNGLYDLALRHGVQLPPSSRVGTPNDRLPFAFQRQFLLHAAPAVVKVFVEQLKRALEQCQVLSLAHRMDSLLAMASIEKAGIHIDAEEAARQTASLKSAASVLDAAMEAYVPSEVPVDMRIYFDWASLQQQHAYFFGGTISLGHQAHARDTPLWTSNVVHLCHRYGAFPHMVGELHLQRYAAQCALPTSGGLPNRVHQHIEAQGSQKLKTYRIVFFDIETTGLNPSTDAIVEVAMFDPIENSTFHTLVNPQRSITPRTVGIHHITNAMVRDAPTVDVVAKSIGQYLRLDKASYNPHEILVLVGHNVFSVDEPMLRRALECHAPECQLDGILFCDSLALLNAHRSELRWRMRTKRTNQPLMDALASSLRLSRLITALNVRPEGDLHRADTDTKALWYVLVNILGVADKDAVVQRDKILIEAANCFLRSPSIGCFVPAERQNRLVKVRLPGVAADYVRNVKLIASLQSKVFSETVLASLHAHGVKPAGLLLQRQLLDRHTSTFLQPSTGGRLAILHRDGRVHQHIDMTATTTSRTVSAYPSCQNIPKDDKSSVRRLFVSRFGSKGRCVEVDYSQLEIVVLAILCNDANLTKDLNSGVDFHVKRAAFFSGLPYDEIYQGYKRNVPKYVKLRKTAKQFSFQRLYGAGVPLLHKTTGIPVKDLEASIQRENEEYPGIAQFHRIIRSVALRPNNPGLPTSFIAEMPTGLRMSLRTRDVVLNLPPIKNYPIQGYGAELAQMMLGRLYRHFVRKDFYEDRAFLINFVHDSVWMDCHVDVLRECVTDTCRILGSVHEYVPKVFPGVKISVPLQVSASCGVDMCSMESIKDDDYTFVSKQRKTRPAEVQDFLDLTTAKSNFSAVMEESVASEEEESGETATSKAEATE from the coding sequence ATGTTTCGTCGCTTGTCTAGCTCCTGGCCCCGCGCGCTGGTGCAACCACTGCGCTCAAGCTGCACTGTGCAGTCCCTGACGAAGGCCCAGGCAGCGCTGGCAAGAGGGAAGGCTCCGTCAAtggacgccgctgcggagtACGCCGAGTTCTTTCGCGTCCCCATTTCCGTGGACGCCGGTGTCGTACGCAGCACGCAGGAATACTACACCAACATCCGGAGGCTGGCAGCCGAGAATCAAAGCGCCGTTGCTCAGCGTAACTCGCCGAATAAGAGCTGCGGGGAAAGCAGCGTGGCGACTTTCCTGGTGGGGTACCACTTCCAGACAGCCACCTTCCAGATCTTTTCCATCGCGGCGGACACCATTGTGTGTAGCGTGGATACGAGGATGGAGGCTTCCGAGGTGTGGAGTGTAGCGGATGAGCTCATGACCCACATTAGCGGCGAATCACCGCAGCTTGCTCTCATACCCGTTGTAGAGACGGAACAGGAGCGGAAAAGGCTGCAGGAGCCTCTCCAAAAGCTCACGGCCTTGCTGAAGTTCAGCGGGCTGCAAGTGGCCACTCACGTTGACACCCTCGAGCTCAGCTCCGTGCTGTGCCACAGTCCTCCGTCGCCACATGATATCACACAGGACGCCTTGTCTGGTGTGTCTCCAGCTCCTATGACGTGCACGTGGTTCCAGGCGCATTGGGCATTCATCCGCACTGCAGCGTGCCAGGCGATGTCGGCAGACCCGTTGCAGACTGTGAGCACGTACGTGCTGCCCCGCTTCTCCGTCTACCTCATCCATCTCGTGCGCGCCGGCACTCGTGGGCTTAACGTGTCGCTCTGGGACCCGgtgagccgccgccgcttctccgccAAGGGCATGCTCTCTGACGTGCTTGCCTGCCTGCTCGATACGCGTTCCAGCCAGATGATCTTGGTGCCCACGAACCGAACCGACCGCGCTGCACTctttcgctgccgcaccgccgtcgtgaAGGCCGGCCACGATTGCGTCGTCGTATACGCGTCAGAGGTGAGCGACCGCCTTCGTGGCTGCTACCAGTCCGACCTGATGCGGTACTGGGGGGCGATGAAGGAGGCTGCGAACTTTCTGGACGCGGATCTGCTCTTCGGCATCTACACCGCAGCCGGCAACACACTCCGCAGTTATCAGCGCAAGAAGCTTTCCCAGAGCCAGATGTGTGACCACTTGCGTCTGCTAAACAGCTCCTCGGATGAGGGCATCGCGACCCCACAGAACGTCCTCGACTGGGCCTGCTACTTTACTCTCCCCAAGCGTGTTGCAGCTgagaaggcggagctgcgccatTACGACAAGTTCATCACCATCGCCTACGTCGCCACCGACCACACCGTGCATGCCCAGCCGATGAACCCGGTGGCGGACATCAACCACGTGCTGAGTGCGTGCATCACCGACCACGCGAACCGGACAGTAGAGCCGTGGGCCATCTACACGAAGCGCGGGCAGTTCTGCTTACCCAGCCTCGATGGATACGACGTGCTCGTCACACACGATGCCAAGtcgcttgtgctgctgctgtcggggGATGCCGAGCTACAGAAGTTCATCaagcgcggcggccgtgtgtggtgtgtgaCGCTGGCCGAGTACCTTCTCGAGGCGCAGCGATGTACCACTGGCAGCAACGGCCTTTACGATTTGGCCCTACGTCACggtgtgcagctgccaccATCGTCGCGCGTGGGTACGCCAAACGACCGTCTCCCGTTTGCCTTTCAGCGGCAGTTTCTCCTCCATGCAGCGCCCGCGGTAGTGAAGGTGTTTGTGGAGCAGTTGAAGCGTGCGCTTGAACAATGCCAGGTGCTGAGCTTGGCGCACCGCATGGACTCCCTGCTTGCGATGGCGAGCATCGAGAAGGCCGGCATTCACATcgatgcggaggaggcggcacggcagacgGCCTCGCTGAAGAGCGCCGCGTCTGTGCTGGAcgcggcgatggaggcgtACGTGCCGAGCGAGGTACCGGTTGACATGAGGATTTACTTTGACtgggcgtcgctgcagcagcagcacgcctaCTTCTTTGGTGGCACAATTTCGCTAGGACACCAGGCCCACGCCCGCGATACCCCTCTATGGACTTCGAATGTGGTCCATCTTTGCCACCGCTACGGCGCTTTCCCACACATGGTTGGGGAGCTACACCTGCAGCGTTACGCGGCCCAATGCGCTCTGCCCACGTCGGGAGGGCTGCCGAACCGCGTCCATCAGCACATCGAGGCGCAGGGCTCGCAGAAACTAAAAACGTACCGCATCGTCTTCTTTGACATCGAGACAACGGGGCTCAACCCAAGCACGGACGCCATTGTGGAAGTGGCGATGTTCGACCCGATCGAGAACAGCACGTTTCACACGCTCGTGAACCCGCAGCGTTCCATCACTCCGCGAACTGTTGGGATTCACCACATCACAAACGCTATGGTGCGCGACGCGCCGACCGTGGACGTGGTCGCGAAGAGCATTGGCCAGTATCTGCGCCTCGACAAGGCCTCGTACAACCCGCATGAGATTTTGGTGCTGGTAGGCCACAACGTCTTCTCCGTGGACGAGccgatgctgcgccgcgcgctcGAGTGTCACGCGCCGGAGTGCCAGCTGGACGGCATTCTGTTTTGCGACTCACTGGCGCTCCTTAATGCTCACCGGAGCGAGCTGCGatggcgcatgcgcaccaAACGCACGAACCAACCCCTCATGGATGCCCTCGCATCCTCTCTGCGCCTCAGTCGCCTGATCACAGCGCTCAACGTGCGGCCGGAAGGCGACCTGCACCGCGCTGACACGGACACAAAGGCACTCTGGTATGTGCTGGTCAACATCCTCGGTGTCGCCGACAAAGACGCTGTAGTGCAGCGGGACAAGATTTTGATCGAGGCCGCCAACTGCTTCCTGCGCTCTCCGTCGATCGGGTGCTTTGTACCAGCAGAGCGTCAAAACCGGCTCGTGAAGGTGCGGCTGCCCGGCGTGGCTGCCGACTACGTCCGCAACGTGAAGCTGATTGCAAGTCTGCAGAGCAAAGTCTTCTCCGAAACTGTGCTCGCGTCCttgcacgcgcacggcgtGAAGCCGGCAGgcctgctcctgcagcggcagctgctcgacCGTCACACCTCCACGTTCCTGCAACCGAGCACAGGCGGGCGGCTGGCCATTCTGCACCGAGACGGCAGAGTGCACCAGCACATCGACATGACCgccacgacgacgtcgcGTACTGTTAGCGCCTACCCGAGTTGCCAGAACATTCCGAAGGACGATAAGTCGTCTGTGCGGCGTCTCTTTGTGTCCCGCTTCGGCTCCAAGGGGCGTTGCGTCGAGGTGGACTACTCGCAGCTGGAGATTGTGGTGCTGGCGATCCTGTGCAACGACGCAAACCTCACAAAAGACCTCAATAGCGGTGTCGACTTCCACGTGAAGCGGGCGGCGTTCTTTAGCGGGCTGCCGTACGACGAGATTTACCAGGGTTACAAGCGCAATGTCCCCAAGTACGTCAAGCTGCGCAAGACGGCGAAGCAGTTCTCCTTTCAACGTCTGTACGGCGCTGGGGTGCCGCTGTTGCACAAGACCACCGGCATTCCCGTAAAGGACCTGGAGGCGTCGATTCAGAGAGAGAATGAGGAGTACCCCGGCATCGCGCAGTTTCACCGCATTATCCGGTCGGTCGCGCTTCGCCCGAACAACCCAGGACTGCCCACCAGCTTCATTGCCGAGATGCCGACGGGGCTGCGGATGAGCCTGCGCACGCGGGATGTGGTGCTGAACCTGCCTCCCATCAAGAACTACCCAATTCAAGGCtacggcgcggagctggcgcagaTGATGCTCGGCCGGCTCTACCGGCACTTTGTGCGGAAAGACTTCTACGAGGACCGCGCGTTTCTCATCAACTTTGTTCACGACTCGGTGTGGATGGACTGCCACGTCGATGTGCTGCGGGAATGCGTAACGGACACATGCCGCATCCTCGGCTCGGTGCACGAGTACGTCCCAAAGGTGTTCCCTGGAGTGAAGATCAGCGTGCCGCTGCAAGTCTCTGCGTCGTGCGGGGTAGACATGTGCTCCATGGAGAGCATCAAAGACGACGACTACACGTTTGTGTCGAAGCAGCGCAAGACGAGGCCCGCAGAGGTGCAGGACTTTTTGGACCTGACGACGGCCAAGTCGAACTTCtcggcggtgatggaggaGAGCGTCGCgtccgaggaggaggagagcggggaAACGGCGACGTCCAAGGCGGAGGCGACCGAGTGA
- a CDS encoding putative ribonuclease HII has protein sequence MAGPVGVAATLYRISATPVRYAVLDSKKMKEIDRAETLEAMCAELSDAGVEGFVGTTVRDGTCCLVRYQRRKPLQAVAAALVDVSVINERNILNATLEGMSAVCDAVVRSYNAVSGLDTLTPLTCAILIDGNRVPWTFLSGEERQRVCVQAVRKVEARKRIGVEYPALDGFGCTTVVKGDATLLSIAAASIVAKVARDAYAVSVMHRAFPQYGFDHHKGYCTAAHKAELARWGPSRFHRLDYAPVKGSLGGQSGDAKRTPASLKGTVM, from the coding sequence ATGGCAGGTCCGGTGGGTGTCGCTGCCACCCTCTACCGCATTTCCGCCACGCCGGTGCGCTACGCTGTGTTGGACAGCAAGAAGATGAAGGAGATCGATCGCGCCGAGACACTCGAGGCAATGTGCGCGGAGCTGAGCGACGCAGGCGTCGAAGGTTTCGTGGGGACCACCGTGAGGGATGGCACGTGCTGCCTCGTGCGGTATCAGCGGCGCAAGCCACTGCAAGCagtggctgcggcgctcgTCGACGTTTCTGTCATCAACGAGCGCAACATCCTTAATGCCACGCTCGAGGGGATGTCTGCAGTGTGTGACGCCGTTGTGCGCTCGTACAATGCGGTGAGTGGGCTCGACACCCTCACTCCGCTGACCTGCGCGATTCTCATTGACGGTAATCGAGTTCCGTGGACGTTCCTGTCCGGCGAGGAGCGACAGCGGGTGTGCGTACAGGCGGTGCGAAAGGTTGAGGCTCGTAAGCGGATAGGCGTCGAATACCCTGCTTTGGATGGGTTTGGCTGCACGACTGTGGTCAAGGGCGATGCAACGCTTCTGTCCATCGCGGCTGCATCGATTGTCGCCAAGGTTGCAAGGGACGCGTACGCGGTGTCCGTTATGCATCGCGCGTTCCCCCAGTACGGTTTCGACCACCACAAAGGCTActgcaccgcggcgcacAAGGCGGAGCTTGCGAGATGGGGTCCAAGCCGTTTTCACCGCCTCGACTACGCGCCTGTAAAAGGCAGTCTTGGGGGCCAAAGTGGCGACGCAAAACGCACCCCTGCATCGCTCAAGGGGACGGTAATGTGA
- a CDS encoding cis-prenyltransferase-like protein yields the protein MLTGTLPQLQHGTTPAQRGASSALNDSHDILALRTACGTFGVVCFSLLVFAFLGHIALALLKLSSRGGVPRTSKAITVNKLHHIAHSVRHLGIIMDGNRRYGRRHSTAARCPDPSALREIREELCSATELTATHSATEQSCWLAARYKRFASVIQHSSLDGHRVGGEKLLEVIKHSMEAGIDMVTVYAFSTDNWNRPAAEVDALMSLFFFFFDRIRKEALERHIFVRFISTELFRLPPRAVEFMRSVERETRAVQPRRLVLNICVSYSGQSEVVAACNRLVARRLRDSTDPASAAAVATEVTKKELDREMLRSITQDEHEAEDAHLFGGDVSVEPELILRTSGEQRISNFLLYECAYSEFVFLDKAWPEVTQEDIRQALSDFTRREKRKGR from the coding sequence atgTTAACGGGGACTCTCCCACAACTGCAGCACGGGACCACCCCAGCGCAGCGTGGCGCATCATCGGCCTTGAACGACAGCCATGACATCCTGGCTCTCCGCACGGCCTGCGGCACGTTTGGGGTGGTTTGCTTCTCCCTGCTCGTCTTCGCCTTTCTGGGGCACATAGCGCTCGCCTTGCTAAAGCTGTCTTCACGAGGAGGCGTACCACGGACAAGCAAGGCAATCACGGTGAACAAACTGCACCACATCGCCCACAGTGTGCGGCACCTAGGCATCATCATGGACGGCAACAGGCGCTACGGCAGGCGCCACAGCACGGCGGCTAGGTGCCCAGACCCATCAGCGCTGCGAGAGATACGCGAGGAGTTGTGCAGCGCCACAGAGCTCACCGCGACCCATAGCGCGACCGAGCAGTCGTGCTGGCTGGCAGCTCGCTACAAGCGCTTTGCATCGGTCATTCAGCACAGCTCCCTTGACGGCCACCGCGTCGGTGgggagaagctgctggaggtcATCAAACACAGCATGGAGGCGGGCATCGATATGGTGACGGTgtacgccttctccaccgACAACTGGAACCGCCCCGCCGCGGAAGTGGATGCGCTCATGtcactcttttttttcttctttgaCCGCATCCGCAAGGAGGCGCTAGAGCGGCACATATTTGTGCGCTTTATATCCACCGAACTGTTCCGCCTACCGCCTCGCGCGGTGGAGTTCATGAGGAGTGTGGAGCGCGAGACGCGAGCAGTGCAGCCCCGTCGGCTGGTGCTGAACATCTGTGTGAGCTACAGCGGTCAGtcggaggtggtggcagcgTGCAACCGCCTTGtcgcccgccgcctccgagACAGCACCGaccccgcctccgccgctgccgttgcaaCAGAGGTGACGAAGAAAGAGCTGGACAGAgagatgctgcgcagcatcacTCAGGACGAGCACGAGGCGGAGGACGCGCATCtcttcggcggcgacgtctcTGTAGAACCAGAGCTTATTCTCCGCACAAGtggagagcagcgcatcaGTAACTTTCTCCTCTATGAGTGCGCCTACTCCGAGTTTGTGTTTCTGGACAAGGCGTGGCCGGAGGTGACACAGGAGGATATTCGACAGGCGCTCTCCGATTTCACTCGTCGCGAGAAACGTAAGGGGCGTTGA